Proteins from a single region of Sphingopyxis sp. BSN-002:
- a CDS encoding crotonase/enoyl-CoA hydratase family protein, translating to MTVRIDHDGPVTTVTIDRPAKRNAVDPLTALALREAFTAFAKDDNARVAILTGSSGQFCAGFDLGAVGTSRYDPDGPGPMGSTRMLLGKPVIAAVEGHAVAGGLELALWCDMRVAAESAIFGVYCRRWGVPLIDGGTVRLPRIVGQGRAMDMILTGRPVAADEALRIGLADRLVADGTALTAAIELAKQISAFPQPCMNSDRLSAYRQWDFDIEGALSYEAHAGVAPLREGAAAGARRFIEGVRWGGASIS from the coding sequence ATGACCGTACGGATCGACCATGATGGCCCGGTGACGACCGTCACCATCGACCGGCCCGCCAAGCGCAACGCCGTCGATCCGCTGACCGCGCTGGCGCTCCGCGAGGCGTTCACGGCCTTTGCGAAGGACGATAACGCGCGTGTCGCGATCCTGACCGGCAGTTCCGGCCAATTCTGCGCAGGTTTCGATCTCGGCGCGGTCGGCACCTCTCGCTACGACCCCGATGGTCCCGGTCCGATGGGGTCGACACGAATGCTGCTCGGGAAACCGGTGATCGCTGCGGTCGAGGGCCATGCCGTCGCCGGCGGACTCGAACTCGCGCTCTGGTGCGACATGCGCGTTGCGGCAGAAAGCGCCATATTCGGCGTCTATTGCCGCCGCTGGGGCGTGCCGCTGATCGATGGCGGCACCGTTCGCCTGCCACGCATCGTCGGACAGGGCCGCGCGATGGATATGATCCTGACCGGCCGCCCCGTCGCGGCCGACGAAGCGCTTCGCATCGGCCTCGCCGACCGATTGGTCGCCGATGGCACGGCCCTTACCGCCGCCATCGAACTCGCCAAGCAGATCTCCGCCTTCCCGCAGCCGTGCATGAACAGCGACCGCCTCAGCGCCTACCGCCAATGGGATTTTGATATCGAGGGGGCGCTTTCATACGAAGCCCATGCGGGTGTCGCCCCGCTACGCGAAGGCGCCGCGGCGGGAGCCAGACGCTTTATCGAAGGTGTGAGATGGGGTGGAG
- a CDS encoding DUF465 domain-containing protein, with amino-acid sequence MTFKSRFYRLTELHRQIDDALRRENRRRGADPFRLLRLKTLKLAVRKRLASLSRQPALAI; translated from the coding sequence ATGACTTTCAAATCGCGTTTTTACCGGCTGACCGAACTGCACCGTCAGATCGACGATGCGCTGCGCCGCGAGAACCGACGCCGCGGCGCCGATCCGTTCCGGCTGCTGCGGCTGAAGACGCTGAAGCTCGCGGTGCGCAAACGGCTTGCGAGCCTGTCGCGCCAGCCCGCGCTCGCGATCTAA
- a CDS encoding TerC family protein — protein MEFLFADWLGTPAWFWLAFISLVVALTAFDLGILNKENKEMGIGESLKLSVLYITIALAFGAWIWIEKGGEAGLQYYTGFFIEKALSIDNIFVISLIFATFAIPPRYQYRALLWGIVAVIVLRGIMIAGGAALVTEYGWLLYVFAAFLVFTGIKMLFAGDKPMDVAGNPVVKWLSRHIPITHELHGEKFFVRVPDTKTGKLALAATPLFLALVVINLADLVFAVDSVPAIFAITTDTFIVYTSNIMAILGLRALYFALAAMVHRFHYLKYALALVLVFIGSKIFVADFVLGGDKFPPLVSLGVTVALIAGGVIWSLVKTKSEEPAAM, from the coding sequence ATGGAATTTCTGTTTGCCGACTGGCTGGGCACCCCGGCCTGGTTCTGGCTTGCCTTTATCAGCCTCGTCGTCGCATTGACCGCCTTCGATCTCGGGATCCTCAACAAAGAGAATAAGGAGATGGGAATCGGCGAGAGCCTGAAGCTCTCGGTGCTCTACATCACGATCGCGCTAGCGTTCGGTGCGTGGATCTGGATCGAAAAGGGCGGCGAGGCCGGCCTGCAATATTACACCGGCTTCTTCATCGAGAAGGCGCTGTCGATCGACAATATCTTCGTCATTTCGTTGATCTTCGCGACCTTCGCGATCCCGCCGCGCTATCAGTATCGCGCGCTCCTCTGGGGGATCGTCGCGGTGATCGTGCTGCGCGGGATCATGATCGCGGGCGGCGCGGCGCTGGTCACCGAATATGGCTGGCTGCTGTATGTCTTCGCGGCGTTCCTCGTGTTCACGGGCATCAAGATGCTGTTCGCAGGCGATAAGCCGATGGACGTTGCGGGCAACCCGGTCGTCAAATGGCTGTCGCGTCACATTCCGATCACGCACGAGCTGCACGGCGAGAAATTCTTCGTGCGCGTGCCCGATACGAAGACAGGCAAGCTCGCGCTTGCGGCGACGCCGTTGTTCCTCGCGCTTGTCGTGATCAACCTCGCCGACCTGGTGTTCGCGGTCGACAGCGTACCCGCGATCTTCGCGATCACGACCGATACCTTCATCGTCTATACGTCGAACATCATGGCGATCCTCGGCCTGCGCGCGCTCTATTTCGCGCTCGCGGCGATGGTGCACCGCTTCCACTATCTGAAATATGCGCTGGCGCTGGTACTGGTGTTCATCGGCTCGAAGATCTTCGTCGCCGACTTCGTCCTTGGCGGCGACAAGTTCCCGCCGCTGGTCAGCCTCGGCGTGACGGTCGCGCTGATTGCGGGCGGCGTGATCTGGTCGCTCGTCAAGACGAAGAGCGAGGAGCCTGCGGCAATGTGA
- a CDS encoding WYL domain-containing protein, whose product MDETRLKVMEAIARRRRVTAQYNGTRMTLAPHQMFERHGSLFISALNLDKAWRSDDERRLGHFKLDGLGAAQVEDEEFEPLPSFEAAAPRDDDVLLMAV is encoded by the coding sequence ATGGACGAAACACGGTTGAAGGTGATGGAAGCCATCGCGCGCCGTCGGCGGGTCACCGCCCAGTATAACGGCACGCGCATGACGCTGGCCCCGCACCAGATGTTCGAACGCCACGGTTCGCTGTTCATCAGCGCGCTCAATCTCGACAAGGCCTGGCGCTCCGACGACGAACGCCGGCTCGGTCATTTCAAGCTCGACGGGCTTGGCGCCGCGCAGGTCGAGGACGAAGAGTTCGAGCCCCTGCCCTCGTTCGAGGCCGCGGCTCCGCGCGACGACGATGTCCTGCTGATGGCGGTGTAA
- a CDS encoding isocitrate lyase — protein MGYQEDMAQAGRLIRDYDGTWDGISGESIARMRAQNKFRTGLDVARYTARIMRADMAAYDADPANYTQSLGCWHGFIAQQKMISIKKHFGTVKGRYIYLSGWMIAALRSEFGPLPDQSMHEKTSVPALIEEIYTFLRQADARELGMLFRDLDAARAEGDELKAKQIQSAIDNHETHVVPIIADIDAGFGNAEATYLLAKKMIEAGACALQIENQVSDEKQCGHQDGKVTVPHEDFIAKIRACRYAFMELGVEDGIIVTRTDSLGAGLTKQIAFSKQPGDLGDQYNSFLDCEEVEGAGNPGDVLINRDGKLMRPKRLPSNLYQFRSGTGEDRCVMDCIASLQNGADLLWIETEKPHIEQIAGMVDRIREVVPNAKLAYNNSPSFNWTLNFRQQVFDAWSAEGKDVGAYDRAKLMSADYDATPLGEEADNRIRTFQRDAAKRAGIFHHLITLPTYHTAALSTDNLAKEYFGDEAMLGYVKGVQRAEIRQGIACVKHQNMSGSDIGDDHKEYFAGEAALKAAGKDNTMNQFAA, from the coding sequence ATGGGTTATCAGGAAGACATGGCACAGGCAGGTCGCCTCATCCGCGACTATGACGGCACGTGGGACGGCATCAGCGGCGAAAGCATCGCCCGCATGCGCGCCCAGAACAAGTTCCGTACCGGCCTCGACGTCGCCCGCTACACCGCACGGATCATGCGCGCCGACATGGCCGCCTATGACGCCGACCCCGCGAATTACACCCAGTCGCTCGGCTGCTGGCACGGCTTCATCGCGCAGCAGAAGATGATCTCGATCAAGAAGCATTTCGGCACGGTGAAGGGCCGCTACATCTACCTCTCGGGCTGGATGATCGCCGCGCTGCGCAGCGAATTCGGCCCTCTGCCCGACCAGTCGATGCACGAAAAGACCAGCGTTCCCGCGCTGATCGAGGAAATCTACACCTTCCTGCGTCAGGCCGACGCCCGCGAACTCGGCATGCTGTTCCGCGACCTCGACGCCGCACGCGCCGAGGGCGACGAGCTCAAGGCCAAGCAGATCCAGTCGGCGATCGACAATCATGAAACGCATGTCGTGCCGATCATCGCCGACATCGACGCGGGCTTCGGCAATGCCGAGGCGACCTATCTGCTCGCCAAGAAGATGATCGAGGCCGGCGCCTGCGCGCTCCAGATCGAGAACCAGGTCTCGGATGAAAAGCAGTGCGGCCATCAGGACGGCAAGGTCACCGTGCCGCACGAGGATTTCATCGCGAAGATCCGCGCCTGCCGCTACGCCTTCATGGAACTCGGCGTCGAGGACGGCATCATCGTGACGCGCACCGACAGCCTCGGCGCGGGCCTGACCAAGCAGATCGCCTTCTCGAAACAGCCCGGCGACCTTGGCGACCAGTATAACAGCTTCCTCGACTGCGAAGAGGTCGAAGGCGCGGGCAACCCCGGCGACGTCCTGATCAACCGCGACGGCAAGCTGATGCGCCCGAAGCGCCTGCCCTCGAACCTTTATCAGTTCCGTTCAGGAACCGGCGAAGACCGCTGCGTGATGGACTGCATCGCCAGCCTTCAGAACGGCGCCGACCTCCTCTGGATCGAGACCGAAAAGCCGCATATCGAACAGATCGCCGGCATGGTCGACCGCATCCGCGAAGTCGTCCCCAACGCGAAGCTCGCGTACAATAATTCGCCCAGCTTCAACTGGACGTTGAACTTCCGCCAACAGGTGTTCGACGCGTGGAGCGCCGAGGGCAAGGACGTCGGCGCCTATGACCGCGCCAAGCTGATGAGCGCCGACTATGACGCAACGCCGCTGGGTGAAGAGGCCGACAACCGTATCCGCACCTTCCAGCGCGACGCGGCGAAGCGGGCGGGTATCTTCCACCACCTGATCACGCTGCCGACCTATCACACCGCGGCGCTGTCGACCGACAATCTCGCCAAGGAATATTTCGGCGACGAAGCGATGCTCGGCTACGTCAAGGGCGTCCAGCGTGCCGAGATCCGTCAGGGCATCGCCTGCGTGAAGCACCAGAACATGTCGGGCAGCGACATCGGTGACGACCACAAGGAATATTTCGCCGGCGAAGCGGCCCTGAAGGCCGCGGGCAAGGACAATACGATGAACCAGTTCGCCGCCTGA
- a CDS encoding short-chain fatty acyl-CoA regulator family protein, translated as MAERRVFAGPAVRKVRREAAMTQAAMAEALDISPSYLNLIEHGQRPLSATVIVRLAERFGFDAAKLGAEELPGGLAGLRRRLADPRFADLGIGAHEVEEWLQTAPATAAAFARLFDAAPEGRAEGEGDAPEVAAVRRAIEKWRNHFPDLDARAEELADELRLAGGDLYGTISERLRTRHQLGIRILPSDVMPDRLRWLDWHARQLMLNELLRPASRTFQAAATLAQIEAKAEIDALVAGAEFAEAAAARMFERHLIHYFAAALMMPYGRFLRACDATGYDLLLLQRRFGAGYEQVAHRLTTLQRVGARGLPFFMLRVDRAGQGSKRYAGASQSPLVDGDARCPLWGIHEAFARPGEVVADLVELEDGSRWFTQSRSVAAPGATGSGTPARFAVCVGVDAKVAAPLVAARGLDLMRSPSTPIGLGCRRCTRSGCIQRSTPPLGRPLRFREGERGVSAFDFAGD; from the coding sequence ATGGCGGAGCGGCGGGTGTTTGCGGGGCCGGCGGTGCGCAAGGTGCGGCGCGAGGCGGCGATGACGCAGGCGGCGATGGCCGAGGCGCTCGATATCTCGCCGAGCTATCTCAACCTGATCGAGCATGGCCAGCGGCCATTGTCCGCAACGGTGATCGTGCGGCTGGCCGAGCGTTTCGGCTTCGACGCGGCGAAGCTGGGCGCGGAGGAGCTGCCGGGCGGGCTCGCGGGCCTGCGGCGGCGGCTCGCCGATCCGCGCTTCGCCGATCTGGGGATCGGTGCGCACGAGGTCGAGGAGTGGCTGCAGACGGCGCCCGCGACGGCCGCCGCCTTCGCCCGGCTGTTCGATGCGGCACCCGAGGGCCGCGCGGAAGGCGAAGGCGATGCGCCCGAAGTTGCCGCGGTGCGCCGCGCGATCGAAAAATGGCGCAACCATTTTCCCGATCTCGATGCCCGCGCCGAGGAACTCGCCGACGAGCTGCGGCTTGCGGGAGGCGACCTCTATGGGACGATATCAGAGAGGCTCCGCACGCGGCACCAGCTCGGCATCCGTATCCTGCCCTCGGATGTGATGCCCGATCGGCTGCGCTGGCTCGACTGGCATGCGCGGCAGTTGATGCTGAACGAGCTGCTGCGCCCGGCCTCGCGTACCTTTCAGGCCGCGGCGACGCTGGCCCAGATCGAGGCGAAGGCCGAGATCGACGCGCTCGTCGCCGGCGCCGAATTCGCCGAGGCGGCGGCGGCGCGGATGTTCGAGCGGCATCTGATCCATTATTTCGCGGCGGCGCTGATGATGCCGTACGGCCGCTTCCTGCGCGCCTGCGATGCGACGGGATACGACCTGCTGTTGCTCCAGCGGCGCTTCGGCGCGGGCTATGAGCAGGTCGCGCACCGGCTGACGACGTTGCAGCGCGTCGGCGCGCGCGGGCTGCCCTTCTTCATGCTGCGCGTGGACCGCGCGGGGCAGGGGAGCAAGCGCTACGCCGGGGCGAGCCAGTCGCCGCTGGTCGACGGCGACGCGCGCTGCCCCCTGTGGGGTATCCACGAGGCCTTCGCACGCCCCGGCGAAGTGGTCGCCGATCTGGTCGAACTGGAAGACGGCTCGCGCTGGTTCACCCAGTCGCGCAGCGTCGCGGCTCCGGGTGCGACGGGCAGCGGCACGCCCGCACGCTTTGCCGTCTGTGTCGGCGTCGATGCCAAGGTTGCGGCGCCGCTGGTCGCGGCACGCGGTCTCGACCTGATGCGCTCGCCCTCAACCCCGATCGGCCTTGGCTGCCGCCGCTGCACGCGCAGCGGCTGCATCCAGCGCTCCACGCCGCCGCTGGGCCGTCCGCTGCGGTTCCGCGAGGGCGAGCGCGGTGTGAGCGCGTTCGATTTTGCGGGGGATTAG
- a CDS encoding HD-GYP domain-containing protein produces MLVRIKPEDVEIGMFIHAFEGSWFDHPFWTKHFRVETAEQLLRIRSSAIEGLVIDRSRSRPTPGEDPAKSAAAEPGAGEPSPRTDAPPVRRREPVSFGKPSGPPRDEPRVRPGYKGERSRARPAIDRSRDAVATMFETARLGRAVEARRMVPLARAIGNSIERDARALINLVRLKNKDEYTYLHSVAVCALMMNFGRHLGLEEPVVQDLGVAGLLHDLGKVAIADDVLNKKGGLSDVEWHSVRAHPLAGHALLENSSGVPEAALEVCLRHHEKIDGGGYPDGLRGEALSLFARMGAICDVYDAVTSDRPYKSPWTPCEALTEMKSWEGHFDAALLDRFADSLGIYPVGTLVRLSTGELGIVMGSDGEAYEDVVVRVFFDCETLGECEPFDRAIAPSAENPRIVGRDSPTFWRFPDWPMMRLEIMAADVAA; encoded by the coding sequence ATGCTGGTTCGGATCAAACCGGAGGATGTCGAGATCGGCATGTTCATCCACGCCTTTGAAGGGTCGTGGTTCGATCACCCGTTCTGGACGAAGCATTTCCGGGTCGAGACGGCCGAGCAGTTGCTGCGCATCCGCAGTTCGGCGATCGAGGGGCTGGTCATCGACCGGAGCCGCAGCCGCCCGACCCCCGGCGAGGATCCCGCGAAATCCGCCGCAGCGGAGCCGGGCGCGGGCGAGCCTTCGCCTCGAACGGACGCGCCCCCGGTACGCCGCCGCGAGCCGGTCAGTTTCGGGAAGCCGTCGGGGCCGCCGCGCGACGAGCCGCGCGTCCGGCCGGGCTACAAGGGCGAGCGCAGCCGCGCGCGGCCGGCGATCGACCGGTCGCGCGACGCGGTCGCCACCATGTTCGAGACCGCGCGCCTCGGCCGGGCGGTCGAGGCACGGCGGATGGTGCCGCTGGCGCGGGCGATCGGCAATTCGATCGAACGCGACGCCCGCGCGCTGATCAATCTCGTCCGCCTGAAGAACAAGGACGAATATACCTATCTCCACTCGGTCGCGGTCTGCGCGCTGATGATGAATTTCGGCCGCCATCTGGGGCTGGAGGAGCCGGTGGTCCAGGACCTGGGCGTGGCCGGGCTGCTCCACGATCTTGGCAAGGTCGCGATCGCCGACGACGTGCTGAACAAGAAGGGCGGCCTGTCGGACGTCGAATGGCATTCGGTGCGCGCGCATCCGCTTGCCGGTCATGCCCTCCTCGAAAATTCGTCGGGCGTACCCGAGGCGGCTTTGGAGGTCTGTCTGCGCCATCACGAGAAGATCGACGGCGGCGGCTATCCCGACGGTCTGCGCGGCGAAGCGCTGTCGCTGTTCGCGCGGATGGGCGCGATCTGCGACGTCTATGACGCGGTGACCTCCGACCGGCCGTACAAGAGCCCGTGGACGCCGTGCGAGGCGCTGACCGAGATGAAAAGCTGGGAAGGGCATTTCGACGCGGCGCTGCTCGATCGCTTCGCCGATAGCCTGGGCATCTATCCGGTCGGTACGCTCGTCCGCCTGTCGACGGGCGAGCTGGGTATCGTGATGGGCAGCGACGGCGAAGCCTATGAGGATGTCGTGGTGCGCGTCTTCTTCGACTGCGAGACGCTGGGCGAATGCGAACCCTTCGATCGCGCGATCGCGCCGTCGGCGGAAAATCCCCGCATCGTCGGCCGCGACAGCCCGACCTTCTGGCGCTTTCCGGACTGGCCCATGATGCGGCTGGAGATCATGGCGGCGGATGTCGCGGCATAG
- a CDS encoding sensor domain-containing diguanylate cyclase: MTTINTDAFRTLLETVPDGFFVHDESGRFLDVNAQSCADLGYSREELLGLSISDISRGADRAANAKRWADTPVGMATRFREIAVRKDGSSFPVEISLTCQAIDGRKLFFGLARDVSEGDVALREANDRLSMAARVGGLGIWDYDIANDVLDCDDQWYRIMGRDPAERVRRIAEFREFVHPDDAAEVTEVDLTVARLAAEERDYGMLFRIFRPDGSMRWVRSSARLVEDGEGKPARAVGFVVDVTESRLAEQSLEQRALEDPLTGLANRRRLDDELVKACLHATRTGEPLSLAMIDVDHFKLYNDGEGHVRGDAALKALAGILQSVTRRPYDLAARYGGEEFLLLLPGVDEPEPILQRIAEELGALRIPHPLSPVAPHLTVSCGCVIASELADVAPLDLLAACDRALYQAKQGGRDRVEIARL; this comes from the coding sequence GTGACGACCATCAACACCGACGCCTTTCGCACCCTGTTGGAAACTGTGCCCGACGGCTTTTTCGTCCATGACGAAAGCGGCCGGTTTCTGGACGTGAACGCGCAGTCGTGCGCCGATCTCGGCTATTCGCGCGAGGAATTGCTGGGGCTGTCGATAAGCGACATCTCGCGCGGCGCCGATCGGGCCGCGAATGCGAAGCGCTGGGCCGACACGCCGGTGGGGATGGCGACGCGCTTTCGCGAAATTGCCGTTCGCAAGGACGGGTCGAGCTTTCCGGTAGAGATCAGCCTGACATGTCAGGCGATCGACGGCCGCAAGCTGTTCTTCGGGCTGGCACGCGACGTCAGCGAGGGCGATGTCGCGCTGAGAGAGGCGAATGACCGGCTGTCGATGGCGGCGCGCGTCGGCGGGCTGGGCATCTGGGACTATGACATTGCGAACGATGTGCTCGATTGCGACGACCAATGGTACCGGATCATGGGCCGCGATCCCGCCGAGCGGGTGCGACGGATCGCCGAGTTTCGCGAATTCGTTCATCCCGACGACGCCGCCGAAGTGACCGAAGTCGACCTGACCGTGGCGCGTCTGGCCGCCGAGGAGCGCGACTATGGAATGCTCTTTCGCATCTTCCGGCCGGACGGTTCCATGCGCTGGGTCCGGTCGTCGGCGCGGCTGGTCGAGGACGGCGAGGGAAAGCCGGCGCGGGCGGTGGGTTTTGTCGTCGATGTAACCGAATCGCGCCTTGCCGAGCAGAGCCTCGAGCAAAGGGCATTGGAGGATCCGCTGACCGGGCTCGCCAACCGCCGCCGGCTCGACGACGAGCTGGTGAAGGCGTGCCTGCACGCAACGCGCACCGGCGAACCGCTGTCGCTCGCGATGATCGATGTCGATCATTTCAAGCTCTATAACGACGGTGAAGGGCATGTGCGCGGCGATGCGGCACTGAAGGCGCTGGCCGGCATCCTGCAGTCGGTGACGCGGCGCCCCTATGATCTTGCGGCGCGTTATGGTGGCGAGGAATTCCTGCTGTTGCTCCCCGGCGTCGACGAGCCCGAGCCGATCCTGCAGCGGATCGCAGAGGAGCTGGGCGCGCTGCGCATTCCGCACCCGCTGTCGCCGGTCGCGCCGCATCTGACGGTCAGCTGTGGCTGCGTCATCGCGTCCGAACTGGCCGACGTCGCCCCGCTCGACCTGCTCGCCGCGTGCGACCGGGCGCTGTATCAGGCGAAGCAGGGCGGGCGCGACCGGGTCGAGATCGCGCGGCTCTGA
- a CDS encoding isoprenylcysteine carboxylmethyltransferase family protein, whose protein sequence is MLSTLPLALFALVVFATLLRGRSVRTRSGTSAWAFADARGIQRLSGVAFALSSAALGVAAALLALGHIAPAFPLGGTLVVAIGAAIVIVAQVQMGNAWRVGVRDGDASLFVTAGLFRFSRNPIFVGMILMALGIALAADTLWCWAAAAAFAIAYHIQARIEEAHLSREFGPAYDDFRRRVPRWLLV, encoded by the coding sequence ATGCTTTCCACCCTTCCCCTCGCGCTTTTCGCGCTCGTCGTCTTCGCCACCCTGCTGCGCGGCCGCTCGGTCCGGACCCGGTCGGGAACGAGCGCGTGGGCCTTTGCCGATGCGCGCGGCATCCAGCGCCTGTCGGGTGTCGCCTTCGCCCTGTCGTCCGCGGCCCTCGGCGTCGCAGCCGCCCTGCTGGCACTGGGCCATATCGCGCCCGCGTTTCCCTTGGGCGGCACCCTCGTCGTCGCCATCGGCGCGGCGATCGTGATCGTTGCGCAGGTCCAGATGGGCAACGCCTGGCGCGTCGGCGTGCGCGACGGCGATGCGTCGCTGTTCGTCACCGCCGGATTGTTCCGCTTCAGCCGCAACCCGATCTTCGTCGGCATGATCCTGATGGCGCTCGGCATCGCACTCGCCGCCGACACTCTCTGGTGCTGGGCCGCTGCCGCGGCTTTCGCCATCGCGTACCACATCCAGGCGCGGATCGAGGAAGCGCATCTGTCGCGCGAATTCGGTCCGGCCTATGACGATTTCCGGCGGCGCGTACCCCGCTGGCTGCTCGTCTGA
- a CDS encoding sugar phosphate nucleotidyltransferase: MSATIQPVILCGGAGTRLWPESRGTRAKQFLPLHGGESLFRQTVRRTPAGAQFTPPLVVCGDAHVAAVLDQMEGRDVSLLVEPMPRNTAAAIALAVARADAGMLLLVMPSDHVIADVPAFHAAIARGAILAQQDWLVTFGIAPDRPDTGFGYIASGDPLEGGFAVDRFVEKPPLDAAERMLAAGGYSWNAGIFLFRAGRMRDAMLEHCRDIFEAAERAVAAGMHDGEAFYADAPAFEHAPSDSIDYAVMEKDDRVAVVPVAMGWSDLGSWHTVHALAEGKDGDDNALSGDVFVHDSRGNLIRAGGKRVSIIGMEDVAVIVDGDDILVMPLTRCQDVRAAAKARE, translated from the coding sequence ATGAGCGCGACGATCCAACCCGTCATCCTGTGCGGAGGCGCCGGAACCCGGCTGTGGCCGGAATCGCGGGGCACGCGCGCGAAACAGTTCCTGCCGCTGCACGGCGGCGAAAGCCTGTTTCGGCAGACCGTGCGGCGAACGCCTGCAGGCGCGCAGTTCACCCCGCCGCTCGTCGTCTGCGGCGACGCGCATGTGGCGGCGGTTCTCGACCAGATGGAAGGACGCGACGTCAGCCTGCTGGTCGAGCCGATGCCGCGCAACACCGCCGCCGCGATCGCGCTCGCCGTCGCGCGCGCCGACGCCGGCATGCTGCTGCTCGTGATGCCCAGCGATCATGTCATCGCCGACGTTCCGGCCTTTCACGCCGCGATCGCCAGGGGAGCGATCCTCGCGCAGCAGGACTGGCTCGTCACCTTCGGCATCGCCCCCGACCGCCCCGACACCGGCTTCGGCTATATCGCGAGCGGCGACCCCCTCGAGGGCGGCTTCGCGGTCGACCGTTTCGTCGAGAAGCCCCCTCTCGATGCGGCGGAGCGCATGCTCGCCGCCGGCGGCTACAGCTGGAACGCGGGGATATTTCTCTTCCGCGCCGGCCGGATGCGCGACGCGATGCTCGAACATTGCCGCGACATCTTCGAGGCGGCCGAGCGCGCCGTCGCAGCGGGCATGCACGATGGCGAGGCCTTTTATGCCGACGCCCCCGCGTTCGAGCACGCGCCGTCGGACTCGATCGACTATGCCGTCATGGAAAAAGATGATCGCGTCGCGGTCGTCCCCGTGGCGATGGGCTGGTCCGACCTTGGCAGCTGGCACACTGTCCATGCGCTCGCCGAGGGCAAGGACGGCGACGACAACGCCCTTTCCGGCGACGTCTTCGTCCACGACAGCCGCGGCAACCTGATCCGCGCCGGCGGCAAGCGCGTCTCGATCATCGGGATGGAGGATGTCGCAGTGATCGTCGACGGGGACGATATCCTCGTGATGCCGCTCACCCGCTGTCAGGATGTCCGCGCGGCGGCAAAGGCCCGCGAATAG